One genomic region from Aliarcobacter cryaerophilus ATCC 43158 encodes:
- a CDS encoding arginyltransferase, producing MNFINPDLEFFEENRDCSYFEDKKSDMRYRFLNSCSIEEYQKKLERGWRRFGKIHFVPECKSCTKCVSMRIDVKNFQFSKSQKRVLNKNKDTKVFIRPPTVTKEHMDLYHKYHTFMQDKKGWKYVHIDHEDYIKSYVEGNTKYATEFLYLRDDELIGVALVDILPNAISSIYCFYDHNFEEFSIGKFSILTQINIAKELNVPYIYLGYWIDNHYSMGYKKEYMPFEILKNRANLNEEPIWEKFIQ from the coding sequence ATGAATTTTATTAATCCTGATTTAGAGTTTTTTGAAGAGAATAGAGATTGTTCTTATTTTGAAGATAAAAAATCAGATATGAGATATAGATTTTTAAATTCTTGTAGTATTGAAGAATATCAAAAAAAGCTAGAAAGAGGTTGGAGAAGATTCGGAAAAATACATTTTGTACCAGAGTGTAAGAGCTGTACAAAGTGTGTATCTATGCGAATTGATGTAAAGAATTTTCAGTTTTCAAAATCACAAAAAAGAGTTTTAAATAAAAACAAAGATACAAAAGTTTTTATAAGACCTCCAACTGTAACAAAAGAGCATATGGATTTGTACCATAAATATCATACTTTTATGCAAGATAAAAAAGGTTGGAAGTATGTACATATAGACCACGAAGACTATATAAAATCTTATGTTGAAGGAAATACAAAATATGCAACAGAGTTTCTATATCTTAGAGATGATGAGTTAATAGGAGTTGCTTTAGTAGATATTTTACCAAATGCAATATCTTCTATTTACTGTTTTTATGACCATAATTTTGAAGAGTTTTCTATTGGAAAGTTCTCTATTTTAACTCAAATAAATATTGCAAAAGAGTTAAATGTTCCATATATTTATTTGGGATATTGGATAGATAATCACTACTCAATGGGATATAAAAAAGAGTATATGCCTTTTGAGATTTTAAAAAATAGAGCAAACTTAAATGAAGAGCCAATATGGGAAAAATTCATACAATAG
- the trpA gene encoding tryptophan synthase subunit alpha, whose product MKKLVGYITTSLPDNNFTVDLAYSLKDNGVDILELGVPFSDPIAEGPIIEKANLMALKNGFKLHDLFEVSSKIAKDIDTLWMGYMNPFYHYGLENFLKKAEEFGVSGTVIPDLPYEMSQKYEPIFKQYNKSNITFIAPTTPKERIKTLVENSSKFIYMVAYAGITGSGRDEDLSQIIENVREYSKTPLYIGFGIDEKTCKAKSKNLDGVIVGSAFVKHLLDDSLNNNEKIKKISSIAKEIKQKINE is encoded by the coding sequence TTGAAAAAATTAGTTGGATATATTACTACATCTTTACCAGATAACAATTTTACAGTTGATTTGGCATATAGTTTAAAAGATAATGGTGTTGATATTTTGGAGTTGGGTGTTCCTTTTTCAGATCCTATTGCTGAAGGACCAATAATAGAAAAAGCAAATTTAATGGCTCTTAAAAATGGTTTTAAACTACACGATCTTTTTGAAGTTTCATCAAAAATAGCAAAAGATATTGATACTTTGTGGATGGGATATATGAATCCATTTTATCACTATGGTTTGGAAAATTTTTTAAAAAAAGCAGAAGAATTTGGAGTTTCTGGTACAGTAATTCCAGATTTACCATATGAAATGTCACAAAAATATGAACCAATTTTTAAGCAATATAATAAATCAAATATTACTTTTATAGCACCAACAACACCAAAAGAGAGAATAAAAACTCTTGTAGAAAACTCTTCTAAATTTATTTATATGGTTGCATATGCTGGAATAACTGGAAGTGGAAGAGATGAAGATTTATCACAGATTATAGAAAATGTTAGAGAATATTCAAAAACTCCACTATACATTGGTTTTGGAATAGATGAAAAAACTTGTAAAGCAAAATCAAAAAATCTTGATGGTGTTATTGTTGGAAGTGCTTTTGTTAAGCATTTGTTAGATGATAGTTTAAATAATAATGAAAAAATAAAAAAAATATCTAGTATAGCAAAAGAGATAAAGCAGAAGATAAACGAGTAG
- the panB gene encoding 3-methyl-2-oxobutanoate hydroxymethyltransferase produces the protein MSIIKHDFEKMNITKIKQTKNRQKLTVITAYDALFSNLFSKSADMILVGDSLNMSFMGKSDTLSATLDQMIYHTKAVCNGAKDAFVITDMPFATYINKDEALKNCAKVYQETLASAVKIEGGEDKADIINHLTSNAIAVMGHIGLMPQYVRSEGGYKVRGKNKQDEEQLIRDAIAVEKAGAFAIVIEGVMSHVAKKITQAVNIPTIGIGAGNDCDGQVLVWSDMLGFFEDFKPKFVRHYLNGANLVKEAANKYREDVQTKKFPSMEEEY, from the coding sequence ATGAGTATAATTAAACACGATTTTGAAAAAATGAATATAACAAAGATAAAACAAACAAAAAATAGACAAAAATTAACAGTTATAACAGCCTATGATGCCCTATTTTCAAACCTATTTTCAAAAAGTGCTGATATGATACTTGTTGGAGATAGCTTAAATATGAGTTTTATGGGTAAAAGTGACACATTAAGTGCAACTTTAGATCAAATGATTTATCACACAAAAGCTGTTTGTAATGGTGCAAAAGATGCTTTTGTGATAACTGATATGCCCTTTGCTACTTATATAAATAAAGATGAAGCATTAAAAAATTGTGCAAAAGTATATCAAGAAACACTTGCAAGTGCCGTAAAAATAGAAGGTGGAGAAGATAAAGCTGATATTATAAATCATCTTACATCAAATGCTATTGCTGTTATGGGACATATTGGACTTATGCCACAATATGTAAGAAGTGAAGGTGGATATAAAGTTAGAGGAAAAAATAAGCAAGATGAAGAACAACTAATACGTGATGCAATAGCAGTTGAAAAAGCAGGAGCTTTTGCAATTGTTATTGAAGGTGTTATGAGTCATGTTGCAAAAAAAATTACACAAGCTGTAAATATTCCAACTATTGGAATAGGAGCTGGAAATGATTGTGATGGACAAGTTTTGGTTTGGTCTGATATGTTAGGATTTTTTGAAGATTTTAAACCAAAATTTGTAAGACACTATTTAAATGGAGCCAACCTAGTAAAAGAAGCTGCAAACAAATATAGAGAAGATGTACAAACAAAAAAATTTCCTAGTATGGAAGAAGAGTATTAA
- the ruvB gene encoding Holliday junction branch migration DNA helicase RuvB, whose protein sequence is MQRLVEVETVSFEEESNEQSLRPSNWDDYIGQEKIKKNLRVFIDASRKRGEALDHILFYGPPGLGKTTLSYLISNEMSSNIKITAGPMIEKSGDLAAILTNLEEGDILFIDEIHRLSPAVEEILYPAMEDYRLDIIIGSGPAAQTVKIDLPRFTLIGATTRAGMLSNPLRERFGMHFRMQFYTEEELAKIIQKASVKLGIGCEDNSSLEMSKRSRGTPRVALRLLRRVRDFSQVKGEKTILLNTCQYALDELGINENGFDEMDINLLELLISNRGRPMGLGTMAAALSEDEGTIEDAIEPYLLANGYIERTARGRVASVKTYEMFRLTPPQSKLNENNQGNLF, encoded by the coding sequence ATGCAAAGATTAGTTGAAGTAGAAACTGTATCTTTTGAAGAAGAGAGTAATGAGCAAAGCTTAAGACCTTCAAATTGGGATGATTATATAGGTCAAGAAAAAATAAAAAAGAATTTAAGAGTTTTTATTGATGCTTCAAGAAAAAGAGGTGAAGCACTTGACCATATTTTATTTTATGGACCTCCAGGTTTAGGAAAAACTACCCTTTCATATCTTATTTCAAATGAAATGAGTTCAAATATAAAAATAACAGCTGGTCCTATGATAGAAAAAAGTGGTGATTTAGCAGCAATTTTGACAAATCTTGAAGAGGGAGATATTCTTTTTATAGATGAAATTCATCGTCTTAGTCCTGCCGTTGAAGAAATTTTATACCCAGCAATGGAAGATTATAGACTAGATATAATAATTGGTTCAGGACCTGCTGCTCAAACTGTAAAAATTGATTTACCAAGATTTACACTAATTGGTGCAACAACAAGAGCTGGAATGCTTTCAAACCCACTAAGAGAAAGATTTGGAATGCATTTTAGAATGCAGTTTTATACAGAAGAAGAACTAGCAAAAATTATTCAAAAAGCTTCAGTAAAATTGGGAATAGGATGCGAAGATAACTCTAGCTTAGAGATGTCAAAAAGAAGTCGTGGAACACCTAGGGTTGCTTTAAGACTTTTAAGAAGAGTTAGAGATTTTTCACAAGTAAAAGGTGAAAAAACTATACTTTTAAATACTTGTCAATATGCCTTAGATGAACTAGGAATAAATGAAAATGGTTTTGATGAAATGGATATAAACCTACTTGAACTTCTTATATCTAATCGTGGAAGACCTATGGGATTAGGAACTATGGCAGCAGCTTTGAGTGAAGATGAAGGAACTATTGAAGATGCTATTGAGCCATATTTACTAGCAAATGGATATATAGAAAGAACTGCACGAGGAAGGGTTGCTAGTGTTAAAACATATGAGATGTTTAGATTAACTCCACCTCAAAGTAAATTAAATGAAAATAATCAAGGAAACCTATTTTGA
- a CDS encoding AI-2E family transporter translates to MKPAYFLMLLAFVLFYFLIELFDPFLKSISVAALLTIATNSMFLRINSKVRNRAVSTTIFTLAMTALFFLPILYCIISFATFFNQVDQQHLIKNLTEIKTMVIGFFAEFSFLNDFINKISSSVDIGKTVQQLVSFSASLGKNSAKFMIDMILILIFFFFFTLFSNQIATYLKNITPINNEDANILFNESSSVMSVVFYSILVTAIFQGFLFGAFLSSFGYDGLLLGVLYGFASLVPVVGGVIMWLPVALYEASTGTISNAIFIAVYSIIIISIIADTFIKPLIISYINKKMVKTPTKINSLIIFFAIVAGLGTFGFWGMIIGPAMVSLFVSTMQLLRKYIKEVETKSIL, encoded by the coding sequence TTGAAACCAGCATATTTTTTAATGCTTTTAGCATTTGTTTTATTCTATTTTTTAATAGAACTTTTTGATCCATTTTTAAAGTCAATTTCAGTAGCAGCTCTTCTTACTATTGCTACAAACTCAATGTTTTTAAGAATAAATAGTAAAGTAAGAAATAGAGCCGTTTCTACAACTATTTTTACTCTTGCTATGACTGCATTATTTTTCTTACCTATTTTGTATTGTATAATCTCATTTGCAACATTTTTTAACCAAGTTGACCAACAACATCTAATAAAAAATTTAACAGAAATAAAAACTATGGTTATTGGTTTTTTTGCAGAATTTAGTTTCTTAAATGATTTTATAAATAAAATATCATCATCTGTTGATATTGGAAAAACAGTACAACAGCTTGTATCTTTTAGTGCATCTTTAGGTAAAAATAGTGCAAAATTTATGATTGATATGATTTTGATTTTAATCTTTTTCTTCTTTTTTACTCTATTTTCAAACCAAATTGCAACTTATCTAAAAAATATAACTCCTATAAATAATGAAGATGCAAATATATTGTTCAATGAATCATCAAGTGTAATGAGTGTCGTTTTCTACTCTATTTTAGTAACTGCAATATTTCAAGGTTTTCTTTTTGGAGCTTTTTTGAGTAGTTTTGGTTATGATGGGCTTTTACTTGGAGTTTTATATGGTTTTGCATCTTTAGTTCCTGTTGTTGGTGGAGTTATTATGTGGCTTCCTGTAGCTTTATATGAAGCAAGTACAGGAACTATATCAAATGCAATTTTTATAGCAGTTTACTCTATCATTATTATTTCAATAATCGCGGATACTTTTATAAAACCTCTAATAATAAGCTATATAAATAAAAAAATGGTAAAAACTCCTACAAAGATAAACTCATTGATAATCTTTTTTGCAATAGTTGCAGGACTTGGTACTTTTGGATTTTGGGGAATGATAATTGGACCTGCAATGGTAAGCCTTTTTGTATCTACTATGCAACTTTTAAGAAAGTATATAAAAGAGGTTGAAACTAAAAGTATCCTATAA
- a CDS encoding ferredoxin-thioredoxin reductase catalytic domain-containing protein — MIKKIDINSLVFKNELENTKEFTKDVLNKYDFVFNPDDEVNLSVQMGLARNMLIYGKRYCPCFMVVENDDENRLCPCVPALNSEIPKNGSCHCGIYCTKEKAHELLLNIDTKEAITTHFRGLTKKECEELLNNNEINSIELEALLEAREEGAVNFCLVDTREWMEWVNIRIKGADFLVPTTSFYNALEQINDKKDIPIILYCHSGSRSAYCQKIMLNMGFSKVVNLDYGIMSFGGKTLRGEPK; from the coding sequence ATGATAAAAAAAATTGATATTAACTCTTTAGTGTTCAAAAATGAACTTGAAAATACAAAAGAGTTTACAAAAGATGTATTAAATAAGTATGATTTTGTTTTTAATCCAGATGATGAAGTTAATTTATCTGTACAAATGGGATTAGCTAGAAATATGCTTATTTATGGAAAAAGATATTGCCCATGTTTTATGGTAGTAGAAAATGATGATGAAAATAGACTTTGTCCATGTGTACCAGCTTTGAATAGTGAGATACCAAAAAATGGAAGTTGTCATTGTGGAATTTATTGTACAAAAGAAAAAGCCCATGAATTACTTTTGAATATTGATACAAAAGAAGCTATTACTACACATTTTAGAGGTTTGACAAAAAAAGAGTGTGAAGAGTTACTTAACAATAATGAGATAAATTCTATAGAACTTGAAGCACTTTTAGAAGCAAGAGAAGAGGGTGCTGTAAATTTTTGTTTAGTAGATACAAGAGAGTGGATGGAGTGGGTTAATATAAGAATAAAAGGAGCTGACTTTTTAGTTCCAACAACTAGTTTTTATAATGCTTTAGAGCAGATAAATGATAAAAAAGATATACCTATAATTTTATATTGTCACAGCGGAAGTAGAAGTGCTTATTGTCAAAAAATAATGCTAAATATGGGATTTTCAAAAGTTGTAAATCTTGATTATGGGATTATGAGTTTTGGTGGTAAAACTTTAAGAGGTGAGCCAAAATAA
- a CDS encoding ATP-binding protein: MNSTFDYEKLKLFFIGKEKINGQISPLIYQNKDLLTHAAIIGMTGSGKTGLGITLLEEAAIDEIPSIIIDPKGDMTNLLLNFPELNPSDFEPWLDDSEVTNSGLTKEELAIKVANNYKEGIQRDFQDLSRVKKLKDSADFTIYTPGSSAGVQVSILSSFKAPTIEILEDMELFSNIINSTVHSILSLIDTKSDETSKESILLASIFTSYFKEQKDLTIEELITLIVTPPFSKIGVFDLETFFAQNDRLKFALKINTIIASPSFSSWLEGESLDISKMLYSQSGKAKVNIFSIAHLNDSQRMFFVTILLNQILAWMRRQEGTTSLKALLYMDEIFGYFPPQANPPSKQPMLTLLKQARSFGIGVILSTQNPVDIDYKGLSNIGTWFIGRLQTKQDIEKVIDGLSSASENGLNKQELSLALGTLAKRNFIMKNINEESIKTFETRWALSYLKGPLSKDAIKKLMENKKTEYSTKSEEEIKLNEPFIDVSKGKSKPIIVSNLKEKYSYVSQNNAYYMQGYLLFSSSVHYLYTLKNVDLKEQIYFKIYLDEKAKEINFDEREDILTNNFDEKEKINSFYYELPSFIQNEKELKILERNFADYVYRNFKLTLYKNDILKISSKQYESLDDFKIRIQDRLNEQIDEKIENLKQKFEKENSLLEQKISKLFDKLEKEEQDAISATTNSIISIGTSILGAFFGKSSKTAIISKVATSSRGVNRALKERGDMKSVEGEINALQSLQNGLEDKLKIEIEKINDEFNISKYTIDEFFIKPKRTDIYDIKIELLWQEQ, from the coding sequence ATGAATAGCACTTTTGATTATGAAAAGCTAAAACTTTTTTTTATTGGAAAAGAAAAAATCAATGGTCAAATCTCACCTTTGATTTATCAAAACAAAGATTTATTGACTCATGCTGCAATTATAGGAATGACAGGAAGTGGTAAAACAGGACTTGGAATTACTCTTTTAGAAGAAGCTGCTATTGATGAAATACCATCAATTATAATTGACCCAAAAGGAGATATGACAAATCTTCTTTTAAATTTTCCAGAATTAAATCCAAGTGATTTTGAGCCTTGGCTAGATGATAGTGAAGTGACGAACAGTGGATTAACAAAAGAAGAATTAGCTATAAAAGTTGCAAATAACTACAAAGAAGGAATACAAAGAGATTTTCAAGATTTAAGTAGAGTAAAAAAACTAAAAGATAGTGCTGACTTTACAATTTACACACCAGGAAGCAGTGCAGGAGTTCAAGTATCAATCCTTTCATCTTTTAAAGCACCTACTATAGAGATTTTGGAAGATATGGAGTTGTTTTCAAATATTATAAACTCAACAGTACACTCAATTTTATCTTTAATAGATACCAAAAGTGATGAAACATCAAAAGAATCAATTCTTTTAGCATCAATTTTTACAAGCTACTTTAAAGAACAAAAAGATTTAACTATAGAAGAGTTAATAACTTTAATAGTAACTCCACCTTTTTCGAAAATTGGAGTTTTTGATTTGGAGACTTTTTTTGCTCAAAATGATAGATTAAAATTTGCACTAAAAATAAATACAATTATTGCAAGTCCATCTTTTAGCAGTTGGTTAGAAGGTGAGAGTTTAGATATCTCAAAAATGTTATATAGTCAAAGTGGAAAGGCTAAAGTAAATATTTTTTCAATCGCACATCTAAATGACTCTCAAAGAATGTTTTTTGTAACAATTCTACTAAATCAAATATTAGCTTGGATGAGAAGACAAGAGGGAACTACATCTTTAAAAGCGCTCCTTTATATGGATGAGATATTTGGATATTTTCCACCACAAGCGAATCCACCATCAAAACAACCAATGCTAACACTTTTAAAACAAGCAAGAAGTTTTGGAATAGGAGTTATTCTTTCAACTCAAAATCCTGTAGATATTGATTATAAGGGTCTATCAAATATAGGAACTTGGTTTATAGGAAGACTTCAAACAAAACAAGATATAGAAAAAGTAATCGATGGTTTAAGTAGTGCTAGTGAAAATGGATTAAATAAACAAGAGTTATCTTTGGCTTTAGGAACACTTGCTAAAAGAAATTTTATTATGAAAAATATAAATGAAGAGAGTATTAAAACTTTTGAAACAAGATGGGCATTGTCATATTTAAAAGGTCCTTTAAGTAAAGATGCTATAAAAAAACTAATGGAAAACAAAAAAACTGAATATTCTACAAAATCAGAAGAAGAGATTAAACTAAATGAACCATTTATTGATGTTTCAAAAGGAAAATCAAAACCTATAATAGTAAGTAATTTAAAAGAAAAATATAGTTATGTTTCACAAAACAATGCTTACTATATGCAAGGGTATTTACTTTTTTCTTCTAGTGTTCACTATCTTTATACTCTAAAAAATGTAGATTTAAAAGAACAAATATATTTTAAAATATATTTAGACGAAAAGGCCAAAGAGATAAACTTTGATGAAAGAGAAGATATTTTAACTAATAATTTTGATGAAAAAGAGAAAATAAACTCATTTTACTATGAACTTCCTAGTTTTATTCAAAATGAGAAAGAGTTGAAAATTTTGGAGAGAAATTTTGCTGATTATGTATATAGAAATTTCAAACTAACTCTATATAAAAATGATATTTTAAAAATATCATCAAAACAATATGAGAGTTTAGATGATTTTAAAATAAGAATACAAGATAGATTAAACGAACAAATTGATGAAAAAATAGAAAATCTAAAACAAAAATTTGAAAAAGAAAATAGCCTTTTAGAACAAAAAATATCAAAACTTTTTGACAAATTAGAAAAAGAGGAACAAGATGCTATAAGTGCTACGACAAATAGCATAATATCTATTGGAACATCAATTTTGGGAGCTTTTTTTGGAAAATCTAGTAAAACAGCAATTATTTCAAAAGTAGCTACAAGCTCGAGAGGAGTAAATAGAGCTTTAAAAGAAAGAGGTGATATGAAAAGTGTTGAAGGTGAAATAAATGCTCTTCAATCTTTGCAAAATGGATTAGAAGATAAGCTTAAAATTGAAATAGAAAAGATAAATGATGAGTTTAATATTTCAAAATATACAATAGATGAATTTTTTATAAAACCTAAAAGAACTGATATTTATGATATTAAAATAGAACTACTTTGGCAAGAGCAGTAA
- a CDS encoding YiiX/YebB-like N1pC/P60 family cysteine hydrolase codes for MIIRVVAILFLLIFASFEAKKFISKSKEDVSIESIKKQINLQSGDIIVKKEENELSNYLATFDSSAYSQIGLIIDTKYGFKVVHIEIDEKDDDLKISDFNDFVNFSTKIGVYRYKSEINIKKLSDIINDLQKSNTKFDYDFYLNNDKLYSTELINYIYFKLFDEDLYTYLSNFYEKDEISINSIIKNPKLEKKFEIDFKF; via the coding sequence ATGATAATTAGAGTTGTAGCAATACTTTTTTTACTAATATTTGCATCTTTTGAAGCAAAAAAATTTATTAGTAAAAGTAAAGAAGACGTATCTATTGAAAGTATAAAAAAACAGATAAATCTTCAAAGTGGAGATATTATTGTAAAAAAAGAAGAGAACGAATTAAGCAATTATCTAGCGACTTTTGACTCTTCTGCTTATTCTCAAATTGGACTTATTATTGATACAAAATATGGTTTTAAAGTTGTTCATATAGAAATAGATGAAAAAGATGATGATTTAAAAATATCAGATTTTAATGATTTTGTAAATTTTTCAACTAAAATAGGAGTTTATAGATATAAAAGTGAAATAAATATTAAAAAGTTATCAGATATTATAAATGATTTACAAAAATCAAATACTAAATTTGACTATGATTTTTATCTAAATAATGATAAATTATACTCTACAGAGCTTATAAATTATATATATTTTAAACTTTTTGATGAAGATTTATATACATATTTGAGTAATTTTTATGAAAAAGATGAGATTTCTATAAATAGTATTATAAAAAATCCAAAACTAGAAAAAAAATTTGAAATAGATTTTAAGTTTTAG
- a CDS encoding CNNM domain-containing protein produces the protein MTLLITYLLLTLVLSFLCSLLEATLLSSTSSYIESLDKKGYSQKTVELAKDVKQNIDKSISSILTLNTFANTMGAAGVGAQAAIIFGSNWQAVIAFVLTLMVLFISEIFPKTLGAIYWRNFIVPATYIISFMVKVTYPFIFLATFITNALQKGRKNEANFSKDEIITIVNMSEKEGVLQAKESILIKNLFKLKNIKAKDIMTPRTVVFAFDSKTTVKEALLNDNLYVYSRIPVYNDSIDDIAGVVFKQTILEKRVKKKKNTILKDIMVPIHKVPENLSVSVLFDLFIRMKMHLFLVQDEYGQTSGVVTLEDTLETMLGIEIVDEMDQVTDMQEFAKDESKRLQRV, from the coding sequence ATGACACTACTTATTACCTATTTACTTTTAACTCTTGTTTTATCCTTTCTGTGCTCACTACTTGAAGCTACACTTTTATCTTCAACTTCTTCATATATTGAGAGTTTAGATAAAAAAGGTTATAGCCAAAAAACTGTTGAGTTAGCAAAGGATGTAAAACAAAATATTGATAAATCAATATCATCGATATTGACTTTAAATACTTTTGCAAATACTATGGGAGCAGCTGGTGTTGGTGCGCAAGCTGCTATTATATTTGGTTCAAACTGGCAAGCTGTAATTGCTTTTGTTTTAACTTTAATGGTACTTTTTATATCTGAGATATTTCCAAAAACTCTTGGTGCAATTTATTGGAGAAATTTTATAGTTCCAGCTACTTATATAATTTCATTTATGGTTAAAGTAACTTACCCTTTTATTTTTCTTGCTACTTTTATAACAAATGCTTTACAAAAAGGTAGAAAAAACGAGGCAAACTTTTCAAAAGATGAGATTATTACAATAGTAAATATGAGTGAGAAAGAGGGAGTTTTACAAGCAAAAGAGAGTATTTTAATAAAAAATTTGTTTAAACTAAAAAATATAAAAGCAAAAGATATTATGACTCCAAGAACTGTTGTATTTGCTTTTGATTCTAAAACAACTGTAAAAGAGGCACTTTTAAATGATAATTTATATGTTTATTCAAGAATACCTGTTTATAATGATTCAATAGATGATATAGCAGGAGTTGTTTTTAAACAAACTATTTTAGAAAAAAGAGTCAAAAAGAAAAAGAATACTATTTTAAAAGATATTATGGTTCCTATTCATAAGGTTCCAGAAAATTTATCTGTATCAGTTTTATTTGATCTATTTATTAGAATGAAAATGCATCTATTTCTCGTTCAAGATGAATATGGTCAAACAAGTGGAGTTGTAACACTTGAAGATACTCTAGAAACAATGCTTGGTATTGAAATTGTTGATGAAATGGATCAAGTTACAGACATGCAAGAGTTTGCAAAAGATGAGAGTAAAAGATTACAAAGAGTATAA
- a CDS encoding DUF6172 family protein, giving the protein MKKLFLIDIPNKTRERQIDSIKNDIRKYIKREKSKKLPDGFNSWFFDCKFGEKKEDAKVINFADVIKNVDLAQSENYASFYLEIDAKAIFREKKLSNDDEILED; this is encoded by the coding sequence GTGAAAAAACTATTTTTAATAGATATACCAAATAAAACAAGAGAGAGACAAATTGATAGTATCAAGAATGATATACGAAAATATATAAAAAGAGAAAAAAGTAAAAAACTACCAGATGGTTTCAACTCTTGGTTTTTTGATTGTAAATTTGGGGAAAAAAAAGAAGATGCAAAAGTTATAAATTTTGCTGATGTTATAAAAAATGTAGATTTGGCTCAAAGTGAGAATTATGCTAGTTTTTATTTAGAGATAGATGCTAAAGCAATATTTAGAGAAAAAAAATTATCAAATGATGATGAAATTTTAGAAGATTAA